A window of Amycolatopsis australiensis contains these coding sequences:
- a CDS encoding tyrosine-type recombinase/integrase has product MNRRDEAIIRLIRDTGGRLSEIANIDMERDLDPQRRVVNVLGTGGRWRALPFTPATGKAIARYIRVRSRHPHADSAARLWLGEHRRRTPLSDNGIKIMLRRRGRAAGAQGETRPRSARAPWPPLSVASLPESRRQRGRSHAAQRLDDPADGAPIRKERRGRPGTRGRGSYSRRRTSAGVPSELPDHGRPPPTWSLVPIR; this is encoded by the coding sequence ATCAACAGGCGCGACGAGGCGATCATCCGGCTGATCCGGGACACCGGCGGCCGCCTCTCCGAGATCGCGAACATCGACATGGAACGTGACCTAGACCCGCAACGGCGGGTTGTGAACGTTCTCGGCACGGGCGGAAGGTGGCGAGCCCTGCCCTTCACACCAGCTACCGGCAAGGCCATCGCCCGCTACATCCGCGTCCGGTCCCGCCATCCGCACGCCGATTCGGCAGCAAGGCTTTGGCTCGGCGAGCACCGACGGCGCACCCCGCTCTCGGACAACGGCATCAAAATCATGCTGCGGCGCCGAGGACGCGCCGCCGGCGCGCAAGGAGAAACTCGGCCGCGATCTGCACGCGCACCCTGGCCGCCACTTTCAGTCGCATCACTTCCTGAAAGCCGGCGGCAGCGAGGGCGATCTCATGCTGCGCAACGGCTGGACGACCCCGCAGATGGCGCGCCGATACGGAAAGAGCGCCGCGGCCGACCGGGCACACGAGGCCGCGGATCGTATTCGCGTCGGCGAACTTCTGCAGGAGTCCCAAGCGAACTCCCTGACCACGGAAGACCGCCACCTACCTGGTCGCTTGTGCCTATCCGATGA
- a CDS encoding cold-shock protein encodes MPQGTVRWFDAERGFGFLAPEDGSPDVFVHASEIVGDGGAKVLREGQAVVFEVGENDRGPQALRVRVTADAATGSAVGLLGTINWYEPGKGYGFASPDGGGADIFVHSSAIVTGGVVTEGQRVAFLIVEGERGPQAGHVIPLGAGAGSPAAAGIADGADGTVAWYDEDKGFGFINPDSGAGDVFVHARALAEGLTWLAEGDRVAYEVASGDKGPQARDVHLVRGAEPQTAPQRSAPAAAAGPAARDVPVRGGEGVVARYDADRGFGFITPDAGGDDLFAHASVIMGSEPLQKGDRVRYAVRQSDRGPQADRVERL; translated from the coding sequence ATGCCGCAAGGGACCGTCCGTTGGTTCGACGCCGAACGTGGTTTCGGCTTCCTCGCGCCCGAGGACGGCTCGCCGGACGTGTTCGTGCACGCCTCCGAGATCGTCGGGGACGGCGGCGCGAAAGTGCTCCGCGAGGGTCAGGCCGTCGTGTTCGAGGTCGGCGAGAACGACCGCGGGCCCCAGGCGCTGCGCGTTCGCGTCACCGCCGATGCGGCCACCGGCAGCGCCGTGGGCCTGCTCGGCACCATCAACTGGTACGAGCCGGGCAAGGGGTACGGCTTCGCGTCGCCGGACGGCGGCGGCGCCGACATCTTCGTGCACAGCTCCGCCATCGTGACCGGCGGCGTGGTCACCGAGGGGCAGCGGGTGGCCTTCCTGATCGTCGAAGGCGAGCGCGGCCCGCAGGCCGGGCACGTGATCCCGCTGGGAGCAGGGGCCGGCTCACCCGCTGCGGCTGGTATCGCGGACGGTGCCGACGGCACGGTGGCCTGGTACGACGAGGACAAGGGCTTCGGCTTCATCAACCCCGACTCCGGCGCCGGGGACGTCTTCGTTCACGCCCGGGCCCTGGCCGAGGGGCTGACGTGGCTCGCGGAGGGCGACCGCGTCGCCTACGAGGTGGCCAGTGGAGACAAGGGCCCGCAGGCCCGCGACGTGCACCTGGTCCGGGGCGCCGAGCCCCAGACGGCGCCGCAGCGGTCGGCACCTGCCGCGGCCGCAGGGCCGGCGGCGCGGGACGTGCCCGTACGAGGCGGCGAGGGCGTCGTCGCGCGCTACGACGCCGACCGCGGCTTCGGCTTCATCACCCCGGACGCAGGCGGCGACGATCTCTTCGCCCACGCGTCCGTGATCATGGGGTCGGAGCCGCTGCAGAAGGGTGACCGGGTCCGGTACGCGGTGCGTCAGAGCGACCGGGGCCCGCAGGCCGACCGCGTCGAACGCCTCTGA
- a CDS encoding DUF6348 family protein, which translates to MNGTPGWDAAVEIGIAAFCEDVHSPSDDEVVARLTGAGVEAWLADRLLYFLPMAYVRRLLPDIAFKDTLLTPSRRVRLETEPVFAAALTRAQRADGDELERIALRSSEASAVAKLVDRGAKPETLVLTETALTEDLEPVRRGDGGVPSPAAAFEEVLREHGVRAGRLAKSGARIDARIVVHPSRPGVVLAQVDFSLAHPALAVPALVATLPGNGATWREAIGQAVYKFATSALHPLVDGLLKPGSGHGCVDQDRCDHPTGPFDLVSSTQLMLPRGRSAPDLWPSVDGLLDALRAESLTPQVHGLGVYLLYQDGQVQTTEVLLDNEPWPAGEAAAAAGPAPVPDGEVTVRIFGLLVPVNENARAGRRQRPTLVRWARARRDDVDPR; encoded by the coding sequence GTGAACGGAACGCCAGGGTGGGACGCGGCTGTCGAGATCGGGATTGCCGCGTTCTGTGAGGACGTGCACTCGCCGAGTGACGACGAAGTCGTCGCTCGGCTGACCGGGGCCGGAGTCGAGGCTTGGCTGGCCGATCGGTTGCTGTACTTCCTGCCGATGGCCTACGTGCGGCGGCTGCTGCCGGACATTGCCTTCAAGGACACGCTCCTGACGCCCAGCCGGCGGGTGCGGCTCGAGACAGAACCGGTGTTCGCCGCCGCGCTCACCAGGGCGCAGCGGGCGGATGGGGACGAGCTCGAGCGCATCGCTCTCCGCAGCTCCGAAGCCTCCGCGGTCGCCAAGCTCGTCGACCGCGGCGCCAAACCGGAAACCCTCGTCTTGACCGAAACCGCGTTGACCGAGGACCTCGAGCCGGTCAGGCGAGGCGACGGCGGTGTGCCCTCACCCGCAGCCGCGTTCGAGGAGGTTCTGCGCGAACACGGCGTCCGGGCCGGCCGCCTGGCGAAAAGCGGCGCGCGGATCGATGCGCGGATCGTCGTCCACCCCTCGCGGCCCGGGGTTGTGCTGGCGCAGGTCGACTTCTCCCTCGCACACCCGGCGCTCGCCGTGCCCGCGCTGGTCGCGACGCTGCCCGGCAACGGCGCCACCTGGCGCGAGGCGATCGGCCAAGCCGTCTACAAATTCGCGACGAGCGCGCTCCACCCGCTCGTCGACGGCCTACTCAAACCGGGATCCGGCCACGGCTGCGTCGACCAAGACCGCTGCGACCACCCCACCGGCCCGTTCGACCTGGTGTCGAGCACCCAGCTGATGCTGCCCCGCGGCCGGTCGGCACCCGATCTGTGGCCATCGGTGGACGGGCTGCTCGACGCGCTGCGGGCCGAGTCCCTCACGCCGCAGGTGCACGGCCTCGGGGTCTACCTGCTCTACCAAGACGGCCAGGTGCAGACCACGGAAGTCCTGCTGGACAACGAACCCTGGCCCGCCGGCGAGGCCGCGGCGGCCGCCGGCCCCGCGCCCGTGCCGGACGGCGAGGTCACCGTCCGGATCTTCGGCCTGCTCGTCCCCGTGAACGAGAATGCCCGTGCCGGCCGGCGACAACGACCAACTCTGGTTCGCTGGGCGCGCGCTCGACGGGATGACGTCGATCCTCGCTGA
- a CDS encoding NucA/NucB deoxyribonuclease domain-containing protein, with protein sequence MLTLAVALLVSPQTVSASTTTGTLAQPTAVEYTADSRLNDADLPTDPVTFDECEQNYTAPGPYWFKNRFNICRTVILQIIYRKLENGVPTEVGRGYFRSTLIGIAQDKESRIRFGLRVKYVTTDGEEISDGHLTFGLECFNNDPQRTSVCDHPAEPVDRTVAEWHAGVDPLYWDATTTTTTVPEEKYKTESRGFFSFDLVESSIFVGPPDVVRQPQEFFRCDSASYATRGSRCVFTSVTPTLVFDLNDPTYHESAAFIKDAQEDLTQINPRLVGKKVPGRSGEQTLTYLHPSYDVGNTKTGSRSKVRRVCKADSGARYTKDANGNARQCDEYPFASTYQNSARVDESTVWSFAAKAIAASHNEAGGRLLASWYGREHMLDGDGFYVVVR encoded by the coding sequence GTGCTGACGCTGGCCGTGGCGCTCCTGGTGTCACCCCAGACAGTGTCCGCCAGCACCACCACGGGCACCCTGGCGCAGCCGACTGCCGTCGAGTACACCGCCGACTCCCGGCTCAACGACGCCGATCTTCCGACCGACCCCGTCACCTTCGACGAATGCGAACAGAACTACACCGCGCCCGGCCCGTACTGGTTCAAGAACAGGTTCAACATCTGCCGGACCGTCATCCTCCAGATCATCTATCGCAAGCTCGAAAACGGGGTGCCCACAGAGGTCGGCCGGGGCTACTTCCGCAGCACACTCATCGGGATCGCCCAGGACAAGGAGAGCCGGATCCGGTTTGGTCTCAGAGTGAAGTACGTGACCACTGACGGCGAAGAGATTTCCGACGGCCACCTCACGTTCGGCCTCGAGTGCTTCAACAACGATCCGCAGCGGACGAGCGTCTGCGATCATCCGGCCGAGCCGGTGGATCGGACCGTCGCCGAATGGCATGCCGGCGTAGACCCCCTGTACTGGGACGCCACAACGACGACAACCACCGTGCCGGAGGAAAAGTACAAGACCGAGTCGCGCGGCTTCTTCTCTTTCGACCTCGTCGAGTCGTCCATCTTCGTCGGACCGCCCGATGTGGTCAGGCAACCGCAGGAGTTCTTCCGCTGTGACTCCGCGTCCTACGCCACGCGCGGCAGCCGCTGCGTCTTCACCTCGGTGACGCCCACGCTGGTGTTCGACCTGAACGACCCGACCTACCACGAGTCGGCCGCGTTCATCAAGGACGCTCAGGAGGATCTGACCCAGATCAACCCCCGGCTCGTCGGCAAGAAGGTTCCCGGCCGTTCTGGCGAGCAGACCCTTACCTACCTGCACCCGAGCTACGACGTGGGGAACACCAAAACCGGTTCCCGGTCCAAGGTACGGCGCGTCTGCAAGGCGGACTCCGGCGCGCGGTACACCAAGGACGCGAACGGGAACGCCCGGCAGTGCGACGAATACCCGTTCGCCAGCACCTACCAGAACTCCGCCAGAGTCGACGAAAGCACGGTTTGGAGTTTCGCCGCCAAAGCGATCGCCGCGTCGCACAACGAGGCGGGCGGCCGCCTGTTGGCCAGCTGGTACGGCAGAGAGCACATGCTCGACGGCGACGGGTTTTACGTCGTCGTGCGCTGA